The Lycium ferocissimum isolate CSIRO_LF1 chromosome 8, AGI_CSIRO_Lferr_CH_V1, whole genome shotgun sequence DNA segment TATTGATCCTGAGTGAAGAAGGGAGCGTTAGGTGAAGTAGATGTACTTGATTTTTAGAGTTACCTTGCAGTTCATGTGATGGATTTCCTGCACTAGTCACATTATTAGCATAATAATTAGAAGAAGGCAATCATTTCTTCCTGTGCTTGAAATAAGCTGGATAACCATGCAACATGTAGCAGTTGTCCTTAGTATATACCTTGTAGTTGCAGAATTCACATACAAGAATGGATTAGTTCACATAGTTCTGATTCCTATAGTTTTGACTCTCAAAACTGTTTCTAGGCCTGAAACCACTGTTGGAAGCCCTGTTGTTCATGTGAGCGAAGTAGATTCATTGTTCCTGTTACTCATTAGTGAGGTGGTGTCATTATTCTCTGAAACTGACACTGATGAACCACTAAAACTGTTTCTCCTTTACCtctcaacattcacaatcatGGCATAGGCTTGACTTACATTAGGCAAAGGAAAATTCATCAACACTTGAGTCTTAGCATGATCATATGATTCATTTAAGCCCATTTACAATTGCTAGAGCCTCTGCAGGTGAAAATGATCCTTTTACTACTTAGTCTCAGGATATGGACAGGAAGGAGGTGGGATTAGTGCTTGAAGTTCATCCCAAAACTCCCTTATTCTATAAAAATATACAGACACAGATGATGTTCCTTGAGTTAGGGTTGCAATCTCCTCATGTAGATAAAAAAGCATTCACCTTGTCAAACCTTTCCCGAAAATCCTCCCATAGTTTTTGAGCATTAGATGTATGAATTACAGTACTAATTAGACCTTTGGATACAATGTTCATTATCCATGCTAGCACTATAGCATTGCTCTTATCCCACATGTCATGAAGATTAGACTCATACATTTCCTTTTTGCAAGTTCCTAACATAAATCCTAGCTTGTTTTTACCACGCAACACGATCATCAAGGCTTTACTCCAGAGAGGATAGTTTTCAGTACCTTGAAGTTGAACAAAAATGAGTGTTGAACCTTGAGTGTCTGAAGGATGAATGTAGAGAGGATGATTGTGATGAACTTCATCAACTTGCTGTGAAGTGGCACTAGTATTCACATTTGCAGATGTAGCTTCATTTGCAACATTGTCACCATTGAGCCGTGTTGCTTCCACATTTGACATTATTGTGATGAATATAAGCTGTAACAACTCGAAATTACACAGAATGATCGATTCCTTGAGTCAGTCACTGGATCTAAAACTTCAACCCTAGATTTTGAAGGATTGCTTCgactttcaattatctacaaacTGAATCGAATTATCGAAGAAAAAACTGAAGGATTGCTTCGAATTTCAATTATCTACGAACTAAATTGAATTAtcgaagaaaaaaatgaagaacaacAGAAAAACCTCAATTCGCAATTttgaaatgttatatcccgtattttgtacatcggaatattttaagctagctgcgataagttaaggacaagactatttttcgattttgtttaatgcacaagtttcttatgaattttattggtgggaaatattaaggaaaattaggggctagaagttggaaaaaattatttcatgaaaaggccaagtGGCCATGTGAGCCGTTGGTGTGTGGGCCCCCCCCCACCAATGggttggctaattttaattgtcTTAAGCCATGATATGgggatatgtatatattatatttgtatatatatatatatatatatatatatatatagatggcaAAGCAAGACAAAATTCATCATTCTTCAcaactctagaaaattggagaagagaggagaaactTTCGGCCAAGGACTAGCCGAAATTGATGTCcaaaaattttgatcaaaaaataattttcatctagcatttcaaccaattggaaggtccttattaacgtggagaaGTTGTTagagcaatcaaaccattcgttgttgcaattcaccaaccctagccaagttgagaagtaagtggaaaaggtaagatttaatctctttttcatgtgttatggatggtttgtgcatggtgtagtgtgtagaaatgggtgaaattcatggaactctatgtatgttggtattgagccgtgtatgtgttgtgttgtgtaggagtgatgaactaattttacttaatatttttagattgttgttgttgtggattctatgatgaaaatgaaggttgatggttcaagttgaagttgtaatcatttgtgggctgttttagaagctaatgtgattttaatatagtttcttgtatttatgagaatgaagttgttaacgtgtggattgttggtatagttcatgaatttggaagagaggaatgtgttgttgttgttcgtattgagtttggaagatggcgggttgtgttgtatgtgattgatttgaatgtaaatgaaatgcgtcgaattatgtagaaggaGTTGCtaacgctagaatgcgttttgaattaattgttgatattgttagtatggttgttggtttgttgttgatgatttggcctagttgaattctcggggtttgttgaatttataaaggaaatgttttagaatttctttaaataaagtgctagcttagaattggattcttaagtgcctatagctaatgtttggtatctaatgacattgttgtagatcttgggaagcccgagacttaagttcggattagcttagggagcggacgaggtatgtaaagcctatcctttctttcttttggcatgtcttagatgtaagtaagatatgatacgagccttggggtaactctattcgtaagatccgagcatgtctacgattcttattcacttcttgatgttagcattcctaatatagtcgagccatggcccttgtgtcttttgtatgattggatagtaaatgttgcataaagagttcttgttcctaaaggattctatgttgaataatgtccgtaactttcatgaacgggctcgtattgccttgatatgtttgtaaagtgttctctaatgaataatgtccgtaactttcataggcgggctcggattggtctGGTACATGACCATGATCACCGAGacgttatttgatatagttcgtaatgatattcaaagagtactgagtatgactatctttcggatactcgagcgttgatttgtctactattctattgagtatcaaaaggatgatttatgtgtatgtggttacttactactctgctcgtgcgtatgattgttacatctttcactgagtcccgggccaggacatgttttcgtgcacagctccactgcattattcaccgagtccctcattagagggctgggacacgttatatgtgtatgtatatgatgatatgatgatacgatgatggcgccgagcccacaggatgggccgagtatggtatacatggtggagacaggatctccttcaccgagtccctcactagagggccgggacacgttattcaccgagtccctcactagagggccgggacacgatatatgcatacatgatggtgatatgatcttatctaccgagcccctcgctagagggccgggacacgttatatgtatacacatgtacagaatgattgtctgattgtgtcactaagtcccataacaggttggatatgatattgatatgcatgatttatgtttcagaggcaagcctatggttttctggttactgtactaattctctatactccttatttcagtacgattctgtttactatatttcatgctttacatgggccgagtatggtatacatgatggagacggatctctcctttttccttcgggagcgtttcatgccacgccgAGTATACAGaggagtagaggatattagtagaagatgttccatgATCTTATTGACGAGCTCCATTCCCTACCGAATGTCGCCGAGTCGGatagtatctatgttatggtatcttgttttatgttagagactttgcgacgattCACGTATAGAACATGTcgagtcttgtaagcggctccgtaagccgatgtgtcactatgcattatgttacaattttcatatgtttacagattttccttgatttgagaaagacgaaaagcatgtttttttgagaaggttacattatgcactcatttcatgatttaagggccctgtatgattatgagtgtcacgagaatcagcgggttcgctcggccctaagtaagggtcgggtgcccatcatgccctatcaaaagttggggtgtgacaaattagtatcagagcagttcgtcctaggggttgtctgcaaagtcgtgtccagtagagtcctgtttatggtgtgaagcgcgccacatttataaacaggaggctacggggcatctagggtggttactcttctttcacatctgagatcgtgccatagagccaagtcatagagaatgagattccttatactaacctttgattttagcagaagaatggcatcgacagaagaaagtgactagcgatattggaagttacaaagcacgcaggtaagcaaaggtatgaaagatatatgtcgggtaagatattgaagtacgattgaaacacaagttgaaaactgaaagggaAAGTGAACAGGAAAGCGTAACAGATGCATTTTGAGTTGAACAagaacatacgaggtaagttcatcatttccgTACTGTTGTGGATatcgggagccctgtgtggccgtgatatgatatgatatatatatatatatatgttggccctgtgaggcattgttggtattccctGCGTgcagttttgagatagtaacaattatagaggaaactctgccaaaattttcctagaaataaagagagaatgagatataggtttgtaatatgtcttgaaaggttttactaatagtaatgataagatttgactaagttgcgagtacagCTGACATCGAGAAGGAAGTTAATTGCGGAAttggaagtaatagtatgattaagacaagagggCTAATCGAGAGATGATTCAGGacaagaattgtgatggatatgaatgtattgataagatgaattatgacgagagatattaaggataaagttgatcaagagaaagggtaaagggttaagtattgtgttacattataggattgattacgaataagatataatgtgaatataatgaggattgttatgaaaataagtagagcctagtgagaaagtggccaaagctatgatgtgatctatgtagctagaagaTAAAgacaagtgtgaaacggaaaagcgagctatagaacgaataaggaaggcttatcaagttcggtagggaaagtttggaataagggttatataataacggaaatgatagtgagcataagaaaagaaagggtaattggaagaaggaaataagaagagagtgagataacagtgtagtaatagaccatgacatgtgtagccaaggatacgagtactataagtgatgggactgtgaaagactcggttatagaaaggatgaggaacgaggtaaaatgagagcagaaatccaaaggccgataaccaagtatttataagtaacgacgaccaaggtgtgttcatcaccatCGAGAATCTGGAAGTCCAGGACGGagagtagtcatatccataggtgaaaagtgaatattgaggattgaaaagggctaaaatagtaattgtggagtcaggagagtaagagaccctttctaatgcggagggagatgtgttatgaaatgtttcaaaatctgttaagacttcaacttactccggattatgtgatgaaggccatgcggtgaggtggacgcgatcatactagtattaaagcatagtatttcatcagagttccaaggttaagcgtgctggcgtgagagaaattttaggatgggtgaccccctgggaagtgtactaaaaatcctataaagtcagacacatgagaaccaaatgggaagccagagtagcctaaggaaaattagagtatacagagtgggcggaaaccttaaggggccacataggacgaggcagactgaaccagtgaagagaaagaaggtgcatcacagctctagaagcagggtaagttgaatagcgtttggaaatattttgtaagcaagatagtagaaattatatgtatataggtatgcacatgatatcccgtacatggctatatcagtggATATGTGTATTaaaaccaacgtggcggtatatggaaggcattaatcggacagggtaacgaagttcaagtgagaaaaaaaatatataaatggcacaaatgttacaaggcaagctgatgctgttttcactacaggttaagcttggaaagttctagtacaatgatatttggaaaagaaagaaagtgagtagatggaaggcaaggggatcaaaatgtgggaataaaagtgccgcctaattgagattggaattACGGACATAGGGAaaagtataatcggataatagtataagtacacccttaaggggggaagcgagtgtgAGATATGCAAatgtaagatggagacaatcgacactacaatatatttgatacggatgcttgggctacaggtaagattccttgctgagacaagttagtaagatctaaaagccagcaataaaggggtagaagtcgggatggtaattgagatagtcttcagaattaattgtggagatcttaaatgatatgacattggaaagtggatgcttaaaaaaggagagaatacgacaagagaatgataacgagtaacttacagagacattgtgaaagataacactgctatgctggattagaggctaagatgtgggcaatagagttgttcgctaatgatacgtcgacctataagtagcaagggagaaagatagaaaaccccctatagtaggaagtgagaaaatcaaaggagtgaataacggaagggaaaggagtatgacaaaataggctaTAAGCGAATGTTGGTACGCAGGGGGATATGTGAAGTAgcatgaaccaggagaaggaaagatcgtgactaagattgaatatattttatacaagtcgtacaagggtagttatgttacctatgaatatttatatgctagggatgagaccaagcaaatacttaatgagaaaagtttggattcagtaataacaatatggttacgagattctgggtgcattaaggaaagatgtaaagatggtttaagctaaattaccgagatagaattagtactgaggacaaacaggacatggctatggttgaacccaagacctatcccgataccggttgtaagataagagaggtgaagacaaagtaaaacataagaattagtgaagccacgctaaggtatttcttgggctaatttgagcaccttcgtatattcacgtaaagattgcaacatcatgtgtgacaggaaagttgagagcaagatctgagcaaagggacaatagaagagtttgaattaaagataaagagacgacacgagataatgtgcctagaatgttacaagttgagtaaaaggggattataagacgatttaagcaagatgatcagaactagctggttactaaaagagggtgaatttatatgtcaaattctttcagaattataccagctgatgatagttaaagcagggagcggctatgtaaagttattatatgaggggacttcatcgctacttgataactaactccaaagatagagactaaagcaaaaggtagagtgacaaaaagtcttttaaagagTCAAAGAGTCTCAAGATTCCGAATATGTCAAACCCTCGCACTCtatggaagtatgactctatatggacCGGATAGCGTACTATTCTTCCCGGACCATTTATCCGGTTAAAGCTATGCGAGATATATAGAGACTTCGGTTCTCACATCTATGATTATTGATTTCGAAGATCACTCCGTAAGGGATGAGGTCACATGATTATCGATGTCACTTATGGAGTTTgtctataataatagctaccattatAATAATAGCTAGCATCCGATGACTCCGTATGAGGCGATATGGCAAAAAGTGCGGGGCACCCacggctggtttgatgttgggaaaactaagttaatcggcccagatatgattcagcaagccattgatGAGGTAAAACTtgttcgggaaaggttattaacgGCTCAGAGTCGACGGAAGTCACCtgcggataatcgacgtcgacacttagagttccagattggcgagtgggtattcttgaagatatcacccatgaggggtgtaatgagattcgacaagaaggagaagcttagcccgaggtatattggaccttattacattgttcgtaaggtaagcaAGGTTGCcaatgaattagacctaccctTTGATCTGGAATTAAATGATACAcccgtgtttcatgtgtctatgcttcacaaatgcattggtgactcTTCTAGGGTATTCTCTCGTGGATGATGTTCGGGTAACGGGAGAGCTATCGTACGAGAAAACCCTATAGCTATACGGATCGTCGGGTAAGAAAgttacgtactaaagacgtATGGCCTctcgttaaggtattgtggcggaacaataacggggaggagatgac contains these protein-coding regions:
- the LOC132066572 gene encoding uncharacterized protein LOC132066572 translates to MSNVEATRLNGDNVANEATSANVNTSATSQQVDEVHHNHPLYIHPSDTQGNPSHELQGNSKNQVHLLHLTLPSSLRINIIRYFGCSTKERAWILLPTQPVLVQHVKLLLVCLRQLSVIGL